From one Staphylococcus kloosii genomic stretch:
- a CDS encoding YSIRK-type signal peptide-containing protein (The YSIRK form of extended signal peptide directs nascent proteins to the cross-wall site, while signal peptides lacking YSIRK direct proteins instead to the cell pole. A large fraction of YSIRK proteins are surface proteins anchored by sortase-mediated processing of a C-terminal LPXTG motif.): protein MKQHQEISKYSIRKLAKGAGALLISSVLLFSAQNNASATEQNSNSASVNGQTVTNAPAKATQKKDTTNPEIQSIKMDKREYAPGEIAIATLIVKDESNLADTSIGFTNTTQVGTPALSGVADKANIEKIGDDLWKVTIQINIPDKIGDTSYKFSAAIVDDAAENGTTIAPELAPTSLNVNDLSFKVVNKNVSNVDTELPQFDSVTVDKQTYAPGDVIKAQLKISDKSTLKEVSVGFENDPDKGLIGLNKVADLSNVQRNSEGQWVVNVEIPIPSDLEDGSYKFSHISATDEFGNAFGLIDVPDFETKFTNVKFNVAKSGSDKKAVTPVKPQTNDQNKVADVINTNTTDAKKSDHVEQPNNNVPTPEQPQDNNTNQPDQSVTQDSDKAAPNKDVEDANAQNNNDATMKDQSTDKAAEPKAPATPDQTNDNDSKVAPPSETPKASTPNTNAQIKPMDTPSEQNNAKQSNDVATTPKATDKAQPQVKAEAPQANKVQAQSQDKNASSSTAKDVNKQAQSSDKKSANAQAPEPKVNKPSNVDNGQQGTGADAKVKPQEQPKQSQSKDSKGQQAAAKSQMHNKATQGNAKDQSTTKQQMNNKTTAEMPKQATTKAMDNATSNKTQQATNNKAVATPAQNKTKATDNNKKAVTDKQTASKDKANNNAKDAKSTKQLPKTGMIDTMRDYFFVGVLMAVGITVIMFRRFSVFK, encoded by the coding sequence ATGAAACAACATCAAGAAATATCTAAGTATAGTATAAGAAAGTTAGCAAAAGGCGCAGGCGCATTACTTATTAGTAGTGTGTTATTATTTAGCGCGCAAAACAATGCTTCAGCGACAGAGCAAAATAGCAATAGTGCTAGTGTTAATGGCCAAACAGTTACTAACGCACCGGCTAAAGCTACACAGAAGAAAGATACGACAAATCCTGAAATTCAAAGCATTAAGATGGATAAACGTGAGTATGCACCTGGAGAAATTGCTATTGCAACATTAATTGTGAAAGATGAAAGCAATCTAGCTGATACTTCAATCGGTTTTACAAATACTACACAAGTTGGTACGCCGGCATTAAGTGGTGTAGCTGATAAAGCGAACATCGAAAAAATTGGAGATGACTTATGGAAAGTTACAATTCAAATTAATATTCCAGACAAAATAGGGGACACATCATACAAATTTTCAGCGGCTATTGTAGATGATGCGGCAGAAAATGGCACAACGATAGCACCGGAACTTGCACCTACGTCACTCAATGTTAACGATTTATCATTTAAAGTAGTTAATAAAAATGTATCAAATGTTGATACAGAATTACCTCAATTTGATAGTGTGACGGTTGATAAACAGACATATGCACCGGGTGACGTGATTAAAGCACAATTAAAAATTTCGGATAAAAGCACATTAAAAGAAGTATCAGTCGGTTTTGAAAATGATCCGGATAAAGGCCTAATTGGATTAAATAAAGTTGCTGATCTAAGTAATGTACAACGTAATAGTGAAGGACAATGGGTAGTGAATGTAGAAATTCCTATTCCAAGTGACTTAGAAGACGGTAGTTATAAGTTTTCGCATATTAGTGCGACAGACGAATTTGGTAATGCATTTGGTTTAATTGATGTACCAGACTTTGAGACAAAATTCACGAACGTGAAATTTAATGTAGCTAAGTCTGGAAGTGATAAAAAAGCAGTAACCCCAGTGAAACCACAAACTAACGACCAAAATAAAGTTGCTGACGTTATTAATACAAATACAACAGATGCTAAAAAATCTGATCATGTAGAACAACCAAATAATAATGTTCCAACGCCAGAACAACCACAAGATAACAACACAAATCAACCAGATCAAAGTGTAACTCAAGATAGTGATAAAGCAGCACCAAACAAAGATGTTGAAGATGCTAATGCGCAAAATAATAACGATGCAACAATGAAAGATCAAAGTACTGATAAAGCTGCTGAACCAAAGGCACCAGCAACACCTGATCAAACTAACGATAATGATAGTAAAGTAGCGCCACCAAGCGAGACACCTAAAGCATCTACGCCTAATACAAACGCTCAAATTAAGCCTATGGATACACCATCGGAACAAAATAATGCTAAACAATCGAATGATGTAGCGACAACGCCAAAAGCTACGGATAAGGCTCAACCACAAGTTAAAGCTGAAGCACCACAAGCCAATAAAGTACAAGCTCAATCTCAAGACAAAAATGCATCATCTAGTACAGCTAAAGATGTTAATAAGCAAGCACAGTCATCCGACAAAAAATCAGCAAATGCTCAAGCTCCTGAACCAAAAGTAAATAAACCGAGTAACGTAGATAACGGTCAACAAGGAACAGGCGCAGATGCCAAAGTAAAACCACAAGAGCAACCGAAGCAATCACAAAGTAAAGATAGCAAAGGGCAACAGGCAGCGGCTAAATCACAAATGCACAACAAAGCGACTCAAGGCAATGCCAAGGATCAATCAACTACGAAACAACAGATGAATAATAAAACTACAGCTGAGATGCCTAAACAAGCAACAACGAAAGCTATGGACAATGCTACAAGTAACAAAACGCAACAAGCAACAAACAATAAAGCAGTAGCTACGCCAGCTCAAAATAAAACAAAAGCTACAGACAATAATAAAAAAGCTGTAACTGACAAACAAACAGCCTCAAAAGACAAAGCAAATAACAATGCCAAAGATGCAAAATCAACAAAACAATTACCTAAAACAGGTATGATCGATACTATGCGCGATTACTTCTTTGTTGGCGTATTAATGGCTGTTGGTATAACAGTAATTATGTTCAGAAGATTTTCCGTTTTTAAATAA
- a CDS encoding LysE family translocator: MNVLSYFLYTLVVTATPGPTNIDILNTIKSRGTKAGLKYTYGATVAFLTLLIISTFLNTFLVSIMPKLLIVMKVIGSLYMLYLVYMLFKKHDNDQDEVNIGTFKSGFKLQFLNPKVITFTMTVIPTFVLAYYSSVSIITIYIIVTSIIAMFAFSLWLIFGTLLQTFLRRHEIGMNIVMAIFLIYAAVMVWL; encoded by the coding sequence ATGAATGTTTTATCTTACTTTTTATATACTTTAGTAGTTACAGCAACTCCGGGACCTACGAATATTGATATTTTAAATACGATTAAAAGTAGAGGAACTAAAGCAGGCTTGAAATATACTTATGGTGCTACAGTGGCATTTCTAACGTTATTAATAATTTCTACCTTTTTAAATACCTTTTTAGTATCTATCATGCCTAAGTTGTTAATTGTTATGAAGGTTATAGGTAGTTTGTATATGCTATATTTAGTCTATATGTTATTTAAGAAACATGATAATGATCAGGATGAAGTGAACATTGGTACCTTTAAATCAGGCTTTAAATTACAATTTTTAAACCCTAAAGTTATAACTTTTACTATGACTGTAATACCAACTTTTGTACTTGCATATTATAGTTCTGTTTCAATAATAACTATTTATATTATTGTGACTTCTATAATCGCTATGTTTGCTTTTAGTCTTTGGCTCATTTTTGGGACGTTATTACAAACTTTTCTTAGACGGCACGAAATAGGTATGAATATCGTGATGGCTATATTTTTAATTTACGCAGCAGTTATGGTTTGGCTTTAA
- a CDS encoding AraC family transcriptional regulator, which yields MNEFIFKNAINITALHAKFDDFMYKTHAHQEYAIGVTLNGIQAYNLKNDFILSHSDGIMFFNPEENHDGMAYNGQTLEYVMLYIKPEQLLEASNLNQLYQFEKPIIYDENIKSNILRLASAIFNEESDDVCYGLFLKLIDSLQVDSTHLFSQFEDNKLSLAQEIIKQQLTEKLNIDNIAQQLGMSKYQFIRFFKRQCGITPYQYYINYKVEKAKHIIETYRDVYWAIVECGFVDLAHLNKCFKYRYGVTAHQYMSQFR from the coding sequence ATGAATGAATTTATATTTAAAAACGCAATTAATATTACTGCATTACATGCAAAATTCGATGATTTTATGTACAAAACACATGCTCACCAAGAATATGCCATTGGTGTGACGCTGAATGGGATACAAGCATATAACTTAAAAAATGATTTTATACTATCTCACAGTGATGGAATTATGTTCTTTAACCCAGAGGAAAATCACGATGGCATGGCATATAATGGTCAGACACTTGAATACGTTATGTTGTACATCAAACCCGAGCAATTATTAGAAGCTAGTAATTTAAATCAGCTATACCAATTTGAAAAGCCAATTATTTATGATGAAAATATTAAAAGTAATATTTTAAGGCTTGCGTCTGCAATTTTTAATGAAGAATCAGATGATGTGTGCTATGGGTTATTTTTAAAATTGATAGATAGTTTACAGGTTGATAGCACACATTTATTTTCTCAATTTGAAGATAATAAGTTGTCACTTGCACAAGAAATAATAAAACAACAATTAACTGAAAAACTCAATATTGATAACATTGCACAACAATTAGGAATGTCCAAGTATCAATTTATACGATTTTTCAAGCGTCAATGTGGAATAACACCATATCAATATTATATTAATTATAAAGTTGAAAAGGCTAAACATATTATAGAAACGTATAGAGATGTCTATTGGGCAATTGTAGAATGTGGGTTTGTAGATTTAGCACATTTAAATAAGTGTTTTAAATATCGTTATGGTGTTACTGCCCATCAATATATGTCCCAATTTAGATAA
- a CDS encoding LysR family transcriptional regulator, with protein MDQYLSVFITVAEKQNFSRAAEVHLMTQPAVSQYIRTLEERMGTKLLERSNKYVYLSKAGEIVYANAKEIMMLYDNMREQVNDLSQSPSGELKIGASYTFGEYVLPHIISQTLAHYPDIKPTVTIDNTEEIMRLVETRQLDIGIIEGKVTHNAIKKTIFAKDSMVIVASPHHPLAQLSHVSTTQLEQQNWIVREYGSGTREAMDRAFKLLAIAPNKLLHYSSTQPIKTSVEAGIGLSILSTWAIKKELERNELTIINTKKLPLWRSFSYLEHSSIRTKALQAFIDIMQQHVDRI; from the coding sequence ATGGATCAATATTTATCCGTTTTTATCACTGTAGCCGAAAAACAAAATTTCTCGCGCGCAGCCGAAGTGCATCTCATGACGCAACCAGCCGTATCTCAATATATTCGTACACTCGAAGAACGTATGGGCACTAAATTATTGGAACGTAGTAATAAATACGTGTATTTAAGTAAAGCGGGTGAAATCGTTTATGCTAATGCTAAGGAAATTATGATGCTTTATGATAATATGCGCGAACAAGTTAACGATTTAAGCCAATCTCCTAGTGGCGAATTAAAAATAGGTGCAAGTTATACTTTCGGAGAATATGTACTTCCCCATATCATTTCACAAACACTTGCTCATTATCCCGATATTAAACCAACTGTAACGATTGATAACACTGAAGAAATCATGCGTTTAGTCGAAACACGTCAGCTTGATATAGGTATTATCGAAGGTAAAGTTACGCACAATGCTATTAAGAAAACAATTTTTGCCAAGGATTCTATGGTTATTGTAGCTAGCCCCCACCATCCGCTAGCGCAATTATCTCATGTTTCTACCACACAATTAGAACAACAAAACTGGATTGTACGTGAATACGGTTCAGGCACTCGAGAAGCCATGGATAGAGCATTCAAGTTATTAGCAATCGCACCTAATAAGTTACTACATTATAGTAGCACACAACCCATTAAAACATCTGTAGAGGCAGGTATTGGGCTGAGTATACTATCTACTTGGGCAATTAAAAAAGAATTAGAACGTAATGAATTAACAATTATTAACACTAAAAAGTTACCCTTATGGCGCTCTTTTTCATACTTAGAACACTCATCAATAAGAACTAAAGCGCTACAAGCATTCATCGATATTATGCAACAACATGTAGATAGGATATAA
- a CDS encoding YeiH family protein — protein sequence MTITQGDKQYFKNFVLGIVFTFIIAGLGFLLSLIPGLDHIGQLACAIILAVIYRQLFGYPNQLKPGITFSQQKLLRLAIILYGLKLNVDAILHHGLMLIVKDAIIIAFAIIAMIILAKIFKADKMITLLLGVGTGVCGAAAIAAIAPIVKAEDDDTAISVGLVALVGTFFGIGYTLLQPIMPLSHSQYGIWSGSSLHELAHVAIAAGPLGGHTIAIAMLAKLGRVFLLVPLAFIFLAYMKKKKQHDENTRIQFPWFLIGFIIMSVIGTYVLGNVITLPHGVMTGISQVTTWLLTAAMVGLGLNVNLQDVKDRALKPLIAMLIISVCVSLLAFFLI from the coding sequence ATGACAATCACACAAGGAGATAAGCAATACTTTAAAAATTTTGTTCTCGGCATAGTATTTACTTTTATCATAGCCGGACTAGGGTTTCTATTGTCGTTGATTCCTGGACTAGATCATATCGGACAATTAGCCTGTGCTATTATTTTGGCTGTGATTTATCGGCAACTATTTGGCTATCCTAACCAACTGAAGCCGGGCATTACTTTTTCACAACAAAAATTATTACGTTTAGCTATAATTTTGTACGGTTTAAAGTTAAATGTCGATGCGATATTACATCATGGTTTAATGTTGATTGTTAAAGATGCGATCATTATTGCATTTGCGATTATCGCCATGATTATACTAGCTAAAATTTTTAAAGCAGATAAAATGATTACTTTATTATTAGGCGTAGGTACTGGTGTATGTGGTGCCGCGGCTATCGCAGCAATAGCGCCAATCGTAAAGGCAGAAGATGACGATACGGCGATTAGTGTTGGCTTAGTCGCTTTAGTAGGTACCTTTTTTGGTATTGGTTACACGTTACTTCAACCTATCATGCCTTTAAGTCATTCACAGTACGGTATTTGGTCAGGTAGTAGTTTGCATGAGTTAGCACACGTTGCAATTGCAGCAGGACCATTAGGTGGGCATACAATAGCAATTGCTATGTTAGCGAAGTTAGGCCGAGTATTCTTACTTGTACCTTTAGCATTTATTTTCTTAGCTTATATGAAAAAGAAAAAGCAACATGATGAAAATACACGTATACAGTTTCCATGGTTTTTAATCGGTTTTATCATCATGAGTGTCATAGGTACTTACGTACTTGGTAATGTTATTACATTGCCACATGGTGTGATGACTGGTATATCTCAAGTGACGACGTGGTTGCTAACTGCTGCTATGGTCGGACTTGGATTAAATGTTAACTTACAAGATGTTAAAGACCGTGCATTAAAACCTTTAATTGCGATGTTAATCATATCGGTTTGTGTATCATTATTAGCGTTTTTCTTAATTTAA
- a CDS encoding cytochrome c oxidase subunit II, which translates to MTKKIGIIAAPGLAKRLANIYYGTLPDILNKQFEENEEWHIETIEDPLAGSAESVYEIHSAIETYINNHDWDYIVSLTDLPIFEDKNVVAVDINKTNGAIIISLPAYGWRPLRKRVSQTIAESIRVVAHSYSTVHSDSKGKVINKNLQKQFPLAPLKVIDTAVGNDDTVHLRYLVEPHLNGSIRLVIGMTFANNPLNMMRSLNNSVALAFTTGAFGLVFTTMWNLSYIFSNLRLLSISIAAIVAMVLWIVLAHQLWEKPPKNQSKRITHLYNFTTIVTLLVSVFIYYLTLMLLFLITAVTIIPPDFLGKTIGLSGLAGPVNYIELAWFAASIAIVAGTIGVGLTNVTLVKESTYGYRQLERYKQREELAQEDNNNN; encoded by the coding sequence ATGACTAAGAAAATAGGCATAATTGCAGCCCCTGGTTTAGCTAAACGATTAGCAAATATATATTATGGTACATTACCAGATATATTGAACAAACAATTTGAAGAAAATGAAGAATGGCATATCGAAACAATTGAAGATCCATTGGCAGGCTCAGCTGAATCTGTATATGAAATTCATTCTGCAATCGAGACATATATTAATAATCATGATTGGGATTACATTGTAAGTTTAACTGACTTACCTATTTTCGAAGATAAAAATGTGGTCGCAGTTGATATTAATAAAACCAATGGTGCGATTATTATTTCACTACCTGCTTATGGTTGGCGACCACTTAGAAAAAGAGTCAGTCAAACTATTGCAGAAAGCATTAGAGTCGTTGCTCATTCCTATTCAACCGTGCACAGCGACTCAAAAGGTAAAGTTATAAACAAAAACTTACAGAAGCAATTTCCACTAGCACCGTTAAAAGTGATTGATACTGCCGTTGGAAATGATGACACAGTACATCTACGTTATCTCGTTGAACCACACTTAAACGGTAGCATTAGATTAGTTATTGGCATGACTTTTGCGAATAACCCTTTAAACATGATGCGCAGTTTAAATAATTCCGTTGCGTTAGCCTTTACGACCGGTGCCTTTGGACTCGTATTTACTACAATGTGGAATTTAAGCTATATTTTTTCAAACTTACGTTTATTGTCTATTTCAATAGCCGCTATTGTAGCTATGGTCTTATGGATTGTCCTAGCACATCAATTATGGGAAAAACCACCTAAAAACCAAAGTAAACGTATTACTCACCTATATAATTTTACGACAATCGTAACCTTACTCGTGTCGGTATTTATTTATTATTTAACGTTAATGTTGTTATTTTTAATTACAGCAGTGACGATTATTCCGCCTGATTTTCTAGGTAAAACAATAGGTCTTTCTGGCTTAGCCGGACCTGTTAACTATATTGAATTGGCATGGTTTGCCGCTTCTATTGCAATCGTAGCCGGCACAATCGGCGTCGGCTTAACTAATGTGACTTTAGTGAAGGAAAGCACCTATGGTTATAGACAATTAGAACGCTACAAACAGCGTGAGGAATTAGCACAAGAAGACAACAATAATAATTAA
- the exaC gene encoding acetaldehyde dehydrogenase ExaC has translation MIFQNPTEQDAQYKVKSKYENFIGGQWVAPQEGNYFDNISPITGEKYSEVPRSTKADVDKAVEAAHKAQAEWGKKSLAERSQLLLNIADRVEENLEYLAVVETFDNGKPIRECLAADLPLVVDHFRYFAGVIRAEEGGISQIDNDTVAYHYKEPLGVVGQIIPWNFPLLMATWKIAPALVTGNAVVLKPAEQTPVSVLHMVELIADLLPEGLLNVVNGFGAETGEALATHKDINKVAFTGETTTGKTIMKNASDNIIPVTLELGGKSPNVFFKDIMDKDDSFLEKAVEGLVMFALNQGEVCTCPSRALIHEDIYEDFIKLCIDKVNKIKFGNPLDDTTMVGAQTSNEQQEKIKKYLNIGKEEGAEVLVGGGIREEDDELGNGFYIEPTIFKGTQNMRIFQEEIFGPVLSVATFKDDEEALAMANDTMYGLGAGIWTRNQNTAYRIGRGIQAGRVWVNNYHTYPAHAAFGGYKMSGIGRENHLMMLEHYQQTKNLLVSYDENPTGLF, from the coding sequence ATGATCTTTCAAAATCCAACTGAGCAAGACGCACAATACAAAGTAAAATCAAAGTATGAGAACTTTATAGGTGGGCAATGGGTAGCGCCTCAAGAGGGCAATTACTTCGACAATATTTCACCGATTACTGGTGAAAAGTATTCAGAAGTACCACGCTCTACTAAAGCGGATGTTGACAAGGCTGTTGAGGCAGCGCATAAAGCACAAGCTGAATGGGGTAAAAAATCATTAGCTGAACGTTCACAGTTACTATTAAATATTGCGGACCGCGTAGAAGAAAATTTAGAATATTTAGCTGTTGTGGAAACATTTGATAATGGTAAACCGATTAGAGAATGTTTAGCGGCCGACTTACCTTTAGTCGTAGATCACTTTAGATATTTCGCAGGCGTTATTCGTGCCGAAGAAGGTGGCATATCACAAATTGATAATGATACTGTTGCCTATCACTATAAAGAACCACTTGGCGTTGTAGGACAAATTATTCCTTGGAACTTCCCTTTATTAATGGCTACTTGGAAAATTGCGCCTGCACTTGTAACAGGTAATGCGGTTGTCTTAAAACCTGCCGAACAAACGCCAGTATCCGTCTTGCATATGGTTGAACTTATTGCTGACTTATTACCAGAAGGTCTATTAAACGTAGTTAATGGCTTTGGTGCTGAAACTGGGGAAGCACTTGCAACGCACAAAGATATTAATAAAGTTGCATTTACTGGTGAAACAACAACTGGTAAAACAATTATGAAAAACGCGAGTGATAATATTATTCCTGTTACGTTAGAACTTGGTGGTAAATCACCAAACGTTTTCTTTAAAGATATTATGGATAAAGATGATAGTTTCTTAGAGAAAGCCGTAGAAGGCTTAGTTATGTTTGCACTTAACCAAGGTGAAGTCTGTACATGTCCTTCACGTGCATTAATTCATGAAGATATTTATGAAGATTTCATTAAACTATGTATCGATAAAGTAAATAAAATTAAGTTTGGTAACCCATTAGATGATACGACAATGGTTGGTGCACAAACTTCTAACGAACAACAAGAAAAAATTAAAAAATACTTAAATATTGGTAAAGAAGAAGGCGCAGAAGTACTAGTTGGTGGTGGAATTAGAGAAGAAGATGACGAATTAGGTAATGGCTTCTATATCGAACCAACAATTTTCAAAGGTACACAAAACATGCGTATTTTCCAAGAAGAAATTTTTGGACCAGTATTATCCGTGGCAACATTTAAAGATGATGAAGAAGCATTAGCGATGGCTAACGATACTATGTATGGTTTAGGTGCTGGTATTTGGACTAGAAACCAAAACACTGCATATCGTATTGGTAGAGGTATTCAAGCAGGACGTGTATGGGTAAATAACTATCACACTTATCCAGCGCACGCAGCGTTCGGTGGCTATAAAATGAGTGGTATCGGTCGTGAAAACCACCTTATGATGTTAGAACATTATCAACAAACTAAAAACTTACTTGTGAGCTATGATGAAAATCCAACAGGGTTATTCTAA
- a CDS encoding NADH dehydrogenase subunit 5, giving the protein MFTSTALFTLMLVFIITLIIASASGFIFINKRVPLSYIHIHLILGTLPIIVSLIALIQTRQSVLMGPFHFDILAWLMAFFVLVIGLIIQRFSMQYLKGDFNYRKYFVLFQAVTSFASIAWLSDDLRLMTLFWGLTLVCLTLLMRLNRRWKVTKAAAKVTDRYFFLGWLALAVAVLWCYVITGEWKFSTVLTVSHLSAISDWQYFGLSMLIILAVIVPAAQWPFQRWLIESVAAPTPVSAIMHAGIVNAGGIMLTRFSPIFTSDVAAVILIIIACFSVLVGSGISLVHVDYKRQLVGSTMGQMGFMLIQCALGAYIAAIIHLILHGLFKATLFLRSGSAVQHFDVPARARERLSYIWILIGRLLACVLAIIFWWTSPEQGYGIVSALILAWSLSVSWTQLVAFGEGVIGRLIGLGALVIIGIVYLGVHHYFYSWLTGITIHQNHPSLAVFIVVAIILMLGSIASTWVARHRSSKLFAKIYLWLVHVGDAKTQAIERHPNYLKKFLS; this is encoded by the coding sequence ATGTTCACATCGACTGCATTATTTACGCTTATGCTCGTCTTTATTATTACGCTTATCATCGCAAGCGCTAGTGGATTCATTTTTATTAATAAACGTGTGCCACTCTCTTATATACATATACATTTAATATTAGGAACTTTGCCAATTATTGTGTCTTTAATCGCACTTATACAAACGCGACAAAGCGTATTAATGGGGCCATTTCACTTTGATATTTTAGCGTGGTTGATGGCATTTTTTGTACTAGTTATTGGCTTGATTATTCAACGTTTTTCTATGCAATATTTAAAAGGTGATTTTAATTACAGAAAATATTTTGTCTTGTTTCAAGCAGTAACAAGTTTTGCATCTATTGCTTGGTTAAGTGACGATTTACGCCTTATGACCTTGTTCTGGGGTCTCACGTTAGTCTGTTTAACGTTATTAATGCGTTTGAATAGACGTTGGAAAGTTACGAAAGCGGCAGCTAAAGTTACTGACCGCTATTTCTTTTTAGGTTGGTTAGCATTGGCAGTTGCAGTGCTATGGTGCTACGTTATTACAGGTGAATGGAAATTTTCGACAGTGTTAACCGTATCACATTTATCTGCGATATCAGATTGGCAATATTTTGGTTTATCTATGTTAATTATTTTGGCAGTCATCGTTCCGGCAGCGCAGTGGCCGTTTCAACGATGGTTGATTGAATCTGTAGCAGCGCCAACGCCGGTTTCAGCGATTATGCACGCTGGTATTGTAAATGCTGGGGGCATCATGTTGACTCGTTTTTCACCAATATTTACGAGCGATGTAGCGGCAGTTATTTTGATTATTATTGCATGCTTCTCAGTGTTAGTGGGCTCAGGTATTAGTTTGGTACATGTGGATTATAAGCGCCAACTCGTAGGCTCAACGATGGGGCAAATGGGCTTTATGTTGATTCAATGTGCGTTAGGTGCTTATATTGCGGCAATTATACATTTAATATTACATGGATTGTTTAAAGCAACTTTATTCTTAAGATCGGGTTCGGCTGTGCAACATTTTGATGTACCAGCAAGAGCACGTGAACGCTTATCTTATATTTGGATTTTAATCGGACGTTTATTAGCTTGTGTGTTGGCTATAATCTTTTGGTGGACATCGCCAGAACAAGGTTATGGCATTGTAAGTGCACTTATTTTAGCATGGTCATTATCTGTATCGTGGACACAGCTCGTTGCATTCGGTGAAGGTGTTATTGGCCGTTTAATAGGATTAGGCGCATTAGTTATTATCGGTATTGTTTATTTAGGGGTACATCATTACTTCTATAGTTGGTTAACAGGTATTACAATTCATCAAAATCATCCGTCGCTTGCCGTCTTTATTGTAGTTGCTATTATTTTAATGCTAGGTAGTATTGCTAGTACTTGGGTGGCGCGCCATCGTTCATCGAAACTCTTTGCAAAAATTTATTTATGGCTCGTTCATGTTGGAGATGCTAAGACGCAAGCTATTGAACGACATCCTAACTATTTAAAGAAATTCTTATCGTAA